In Desulfallas thermosapovorans DSM 6562, the DNA window TGACCGCTATTCTGGCCGTGGAGAGCGGCAAGCTGGATGAGGTGGTCGAGGTGAGCCAGCGGGCGGCTTCGGTTTCCGTAGGTTCCACCATTGGCTTGAACAAGGGCGACCGCATCACCCTGGAGAATTTGCTCAAGGCGGCCCTGGTTACTTCGGCAAATGATGCAACAGTGGCTATTGCCGAACATATAGCGGGCAACCATGACAGTTTCGTATACCAGATGAACAGAAAGGCGGTATTGCTGGGTGCCAGGGATACCAGATTTGTAAATACCAATGGTTACCATGACCCGCAGCACTATAGCACTGCTTATGATTTGGCGCTGATTACCCGCTATGCCCTGCAGAAGCCGTATATCAATGAGCTGGTTTGCACCAATGAGACCGTTATCAGGTGGGTTCGTCCTGAAAAAGATAAGGAGGTCCACAACACCAACCGTTTGCTACGTACCGGTGAGGTGGAGGGTATAGACGGGGTTAAAACAGGCAGCACGGCCAGGGCGGGCAACTGTTTGATAGCCTCGGCCACCAGGGGGGACAAGCGGCTTATTGCGGTGGTCCTGCATGCCGGAAACCGGTACCGGGAAGCGGCAAAATTACTGGACTATGGTTTTTCAGAGGTGCGGCCCATTACAATTTTCCCGGCCGGTAAGGTAATGGCCGGTATGCGGGTCAAAGACGGTGTTTATAATACTGTGCCCCTAACGGTGGCAGATCCTGTTCGGGTTAATCTAGCCAAAGACCAGCTGCAAAGTATCAAACTTAATATATTGATGGATGACGAAGTAACCGCACCGGTGCGTCAGGGGCAGTTGCTGGGCTATGCCTTGTTTACAATAGATGGTTACCGGGTGACTAAAGTTCCCCTGGTGGCGGCCCGGGAGGTACCGCCAGCATCATTGTTCGCCAGGATTATGTACTGGTTTTCAGGTTGATAATAATTTTACCGCCTAACTGCTCCTTAACAACCGGGGCAGTTTTTTTTCCCGTAGCTTGCAATTGTGATATAGTAAAATGAGGGTTATCAAGATAATACATACCAGGGGGGAAAAATGGATGCAGTACAGGCAACTGGGCCGTACGGGGCTTAATGTGTCGGTTATCGGTTTTGGTGGCATTCCCATACAGCGGGTGTCTGCCGGGAAAGCTGCGGACATTGTGCGCCGGGCATTGGACAAGGGAATCAATTTTTTTGATACCGCCCGGGGATATACCGATAGTGAAGCTAAACTGGGTGAGGTATTAAAGAAAAACAGAAAGGAAGTAATCATTGCTACCAAGTCAATGGCCCGGACCAAGGAGGGTATGGCCTCTGATATTAAAAAGAGCCTGGATACCCTCGGTGTTGATTATATTGATCTTTATCAATTGCATAACGTAAAGGACCGGGCCGCCCTTGAGCAGGTTTTCAAGCCGGATGGTGCAATGGCCGCTCTAAAAGAGGCTAAAGCTGAGGGTGTTGTAAGGCATATTGGTATCACAGGGCATCTTAGGAATTACCTGGTGGAAGCTCTAAAGTCGGGTGAGCTGGAAACGGTACAGTTTCCCTTTAATGTAGTGGAAGCTGATGGAGCCGGGGAGCTGTTTGAACAGGCAAAGCAATCAGGTGCAGGGATTATTGTGATGAAACCACTGGCCGGAGGGGCCATTAAAAACACGAACCTGGCGCTGCGCTTTATCCTGGAATATGACGTGGCCACTGTCATTCCGGGCATGGATTCGCTGGACCAGGTTGATGAAAACGCAGCGGTGGGCCGGGATATGGTTCCCCTGTCCGAAAGGGAAAGAGAAATCTTGGAAGAAGAGGCCCGCACATTGGGAACTGCTTTTTGCAGGCGTTGTGAATATTGCCAGCCCTGCCCCCAGGGCATTGACATTCCCATGGTTTTTCTACTGGACGGGTACTACACCAGGTATAATTTAAAAGAATGGGCCAGGGAACGTTACTGGACTTTACCCACCAAGGCGGATGCCTGTGCCCAGTGCGGTGAATGTGAGGAAAAATGCCCTTATAGCTTACCCATACGACGTATGCTCGGGGAGTCTTCAGCAAGGCTGGGGGTTAGATAAACTGCTGGCCCGGACGAGAATTAGACTTGGAAAGATCATGTTCCACAATTCACAGGATAGCTCTGTCCTTTTTTTAGCTTAAACACAAAAACAATTCATGGCTTAAAAAAGGACATGATTATGGTCAGCATTTGAGTAATTTTTATGGTAATTGTTCCTTTATCTAACAAGTTCCTGCTTCGTCCGTAGTAGGTTTAGGAGTTTCAGGAGTAAATTAGGGTTGATTTAACAAACTGTTCTTTGCTTGTTTTGGTTTAAACAAACTTTCATTACCTAACATAACTATCAAAGAAGACGCTACTATTCCCCACATAGCACTATTTATAGTGAAAGTAATATTGGTTTGGGGGTCACGTGGATATGTCTTTCCAGGTCCGACATTTGCGAGCAATCCTCTGAAACTACCTAAACCTATGACTCCTGTTAAGAATCCCTTCAATAGGAAATTGTCTTTACCTGTTAACAACATCATGTACACCAAAGGAATGCCTAATATGGATGAAGTTACGAAGTCTCCGCCAACACCAAACAATTTACCTTGTTTACTTAGTGCCTTGGATTTAGGCATAAAAATACCACTTATAACTTCTCCATATCTTTTAGATTCTATCTTTTTACGGAATAGTACTTCGTTGGCAATAGCTTTAGGTATGTTAGCTAGAAATCCGCATAAAAAACCCAGGGTTATTCCATCTTTAATCTTTTTCATGCCTGACCTCCCGGAATAAATATTCAGTGTTATGTTTTCCGAATGCCAGGGTTTTATGTTGGTTGATAATACTAGTTGTTTTTACTCCATCCGTGGATATACCTAGGCATGATGTCCCATATATACGTATTTTTGTTGGATTGGAATAAAAGAAAGTTGATTTATTCCCCTTGACATTTTGAACGTTTTACGGCATAATAAGTTCTGCAGCAGTTGAAACAAAAGTAGGGGTGCATAGCTCAGGGGGAGAGCACTTCCTTGACGCGGAAGGGGTCGTAGGTTCAATTCCTACTGCACCCACCACACGAATACCTGCAAAGCCGTTATATACAAGGCTTTGCAGGTATTTTTGTTTTTTATGATACTTTATTTGGGTTCCGTATAAAACCCTTAATTCACGCGGCTTTCCGCAACTATTCAGGCAGATAGTCAGGCAAAAAGTCAGGCAGAAAAGGCAGCCCATCTGGGTTGTCTTTTCCATTCGGTTTTGTGTTAGAACGGCCCCGCGCATAATGCTTCAATGAGCGTTGCCCCGGGCGTAAGCCGCTTTTATATAATGCTTACATATAGTTGGCAAACAAAAATAACGACAAGGCGAACGCTTTGTTGTTTTTCTTTTAAATCGAGGGGGTCATAAAAATTGATCGTACAAGGGCGCACCCGTGGTCACCTAACAATTGAAAATGACGTAGCTGATGGCTTGTTGGAGGTAGGTGGGATAGATCTAGCCGGTTTTTATGCGGCGCTAAAGAGGTTTATTGATCGACGCGAATCCTATGATAACAAAAGCACTATGCCATTTACGGTTGAATATTTTTGCAAGAAATTTAAGATTGGCAAAAGCCGATTTTATCGCTTAGCGGAAGTGCTTTGGCAAGTGGGTATGCTTGACATAGATAAGGATCGCAGCGGCAAGGGCTGGCGCAATGTCTATATTGTGCATGATTGGCCTGGCTATGATGGCCCATTAAAAAAGATTAGAAGCGGCTCTTTTAGATACAATAAAAAAGAATTTACCGATACTGAGGGTAATTCTGATTTGGGACAATCTAAAGCTGAAAATAGTGGCCAAATACAACAAAAGCCGTCTGATTCAGGAATACCCGATTCGGGAATACCTGCAGCGGATATTCCCCCAGCGGAATGTAATAAAATACAACATATAGAAAAGACAAATATTGTTGTTGTTGATGTTGTCGAGCCGCCTGCCGAAAAAAAGCAAAAGGAACCCATAAGGGAAAAAGTGGCAGCCAATGGCACAACCATAACTGAACTTCAGCAGCAGGCTGAAAAAGTATGTGGTGTACGGATACCACCAGAATTGTTAACTTACCTGGTGACTGAATACGGCATCGAAAAAGTGAAAGCGAAAATCAATATGCTCGGAAGCGTTGAAACTATAAACGCACCGGGCTTTCTTATTGCCGCCCTGCGGGATGATTTTAAATTAATGCCCGGGCGGCCACAACTGCAACAACAAAAAAGAGCTTCGCCCGGTGGCCGGGTTGTCCAGAAAAACATTCAAACCAGGGCTAGGGAGTCGGACACTACAAAAGAGCAGGAACGAAAGAAGCTGATCCAGTCGCTTTACATGAGCTGAAAGGAGCTGAAAACATGTTTGAAAATCTTCGTGACCGCTTTGGTAAAATTCCGGCAAAATACCAGTGGGCGGTAATTGCTGGCCTGGCGTTCATGGGGGCAGCGGCCATTCTTATTCTTGATGTATGGTTACTAGGTACTGCGGCAGCATGGCTACATTGTGCCGTCACTAAGCTTGGCAGCGTTTCTATTTTCGCGACTGAAGCTGAGAAAGCGGCCGGAACCAATGCCTTTGATGCCGTCGGCTGGTACTGGCACCATCCTTTTTTCGTGGCTAAAGCCTGGCTTTTTGAAGCGGACAAGCTATCTAACCCGGAGGTTCGCACCTATTGGCTTTTTCTGAACGCTGGCCTTGGTATCCTGGGCCTGATCGGTGCAACCGCCGGTAAAATTCAGATTAAAAAGCGAAAAAACAATACCGAGCATCGTGACATCAGAAAGCTAAAATTCAAAAATGTTCGATACGATATTAACCGATACCTGGAAAAGACTCCGGAGAATCGATACTTCCTCGGCCTGGATGACCGGCGGCGGCCTGTGAACGTATCTGTCTCCGACATGTTCGAGCATATTCACATCTTGGGCGGTTCCGGAAGCGGCAAAACCGCCTTCGGCGTTACGCCTATTTGTATCCAGGCCATCAGGAAAGGCGCTGCCTTAGTAGCAATAGATTTTAAGGGGGATCGCCAGGCCATCCAGTTACTTGCCAGGGAAGCTGCGGCAAACAACAAAAGGTTTTACATTTTCACGCTTGACCAGCGGGAAAAATCAAACACATATAACCCGCTGGCCACTGGCACCCCGCTGGGCAAAGCGGAACGGATCATGACAGCGCTTGAGCTAGTTTTTGAAGGAGAAGCGAGGTTTTACACATATGTGCAAAAGGCAACTTTTATCCCGCTTTTGGCTGCTCTTGATGCTCAAGGTGTTTCGTATACTCTCTCTGACATATACGAAATACTACAAAATCCAAAACTGGTTTTCAAATTGACTGGTCAGCAGGTGGATGAAAATCAGATCAAAGGTCTAACGGCTGCGCTTTTACCTTTTGCCGAAATTGAACAAATAAACTTTGCCCAATCGGATATAAACCTAACAGAAATAATGGGAAATGGCGATGTGGTATATTTTGATCTTCAATCTGCATTAGCGCCGGAGGCCAGTTCAGCGCTAGGGAAAATGATTGCCCAGGACTTGCAATATTTGAGTGCTCCCCGGACACAGCAGTCTCGACCGGTCGTTATAGCGATAGACGAATTTCAAAATATGGCCTGCTTGGCGTTTCGTAACATAATTTCAAAGGTGAGATCAAAGAACTATGCTTTGATACTGGCCAACCAGGCCATGGGCGATCTAATGGCTGTTAGTGATGATTTCACCAACACTATCCAGGTGAACACTCGCACCAAAATCATTTTTAACGCCGACACTCCTGCTGATGCTGAGTTGTTTTCGCAATACACCGGCACGGTATTGCAGACGGTTATGAACCACAGCAAAAACAAGACCCAAACTCATGGCTTAATGCCTGGTTGGTTTAAGGATGACCAGCGGCAAACCACCGGTGAAAGCAAAACTGAAATAGAGGTGCCGCTGCTGCACCCCAATCTTTTCAAAGCCATGCCCCCGGGCAAATCGGTGGTAATCAGGCGCGGCCAGCTGGCCACGATGGCCAATCATGCATACCTGATTTCAGAAGCTGAAAAAGACCGTCTGGAGCAACTACCGTTGCCGGAGCCTGTATTTATACTTAGGGATGATAGGAGTGTGTTTATGATGGATGATATGTTAAAAAACGCCAAAATAAAGTTGGCAAAACAATCTGATCAGTCGGGAAATCCACTGCAACCAGACAATCAAAATAAGGATGAGACACCAAACGCTGGCAAAAATGAAGGTGCTGCCGAGGCTAGTGAAATCGCATTATAGCCATACAGCAACCGCCATAAATGGCAGTTGCTGTATAGCTGTTGCCCGGTCACACATCGCAGAGGCACCCCGCAGAACAGCCCCTCGCTTCGCGGCGGGTGCTGTCTGCGTTATCTCTCTGCGATGTGCCAGGTGGCTTTGGCCCGCGTTGTTGCTCGCGTTCCTCCGCTATGGTCTACTGTCTTGCGGTAGACCATAGCGGAGTTAGAGCAGTCCCCCCACCAACGGTTCGTAGCTCACTTCGTTCGCACGATCCGTAGGTGGCGCTCCGGCCTTCGGCGGCACCCGCTTCGCGGGCAAGGGCATTGCTTCGCAATGCCTGCCGCACTCGGCCTCCGGGGTTCACTTCGTTCACCCGGCCTGCTCCAGCGTCCCTACCGGGACGCATAAGGGGAAATGGGGCGCTGCCCCCTTTCCCCTTAAAATCCCCTTACCCCCGCCGGGGGTTATTTAACCCCCGGACCCCCTTTGGGCTGCGCCGGGGTATCGTGTGGTGAGCACCGTTGTAGTAACCACACATGCGGGAAGTGGAAATGAACGCCTTACATTGGGTACGGTGTTATGAAAGGAGGCTGCTATGCCCAGGAAAAGGTTCTCCAAGGCGAAACAGCTTACGGTGCGGGACAAAAATATCCTCACCGACCTGGCCCGTTGCCGGGTATTGTCCGCTGAGCAAATCAAAAAAGCTTATTGGCCCACGGCCAAAGAGCGTACCTGTGATGATCGGCTGAAACAATTGCAAAAAGCGGGATATATTACGGAGCATACCGTAAATGACGAAAAGCCGGGTAGCTCTTTGAAGGTGTACAGCCTTTCCACCAAGGGTAAACGCTGGGCCACCGGCCCGGAAGGACCGGGCCTGGATAAAAATATTGTGTTCACCCATCCGGGCAAGGCGAATGAGATAGTACACCAGGTTAGGACAAATGATGTCTATTTTCAGCTTAGTGATAACGAGAAGGCAACCTGGCGAATTGGTGATGCGTTGGAAATAGAACATGGCGTTTATGCCGGTGGTACCGGTATGACGGTGCCGGATGCAGCTTATACCGGTGACGATGGTGAGGAAATTTATGTGGAAACAGACTGTGGCAAGTATACACCCACGCAGATCCGGGATAAGGTGGCGGGCTTTGGCGATAAAAAGGTGGTTTGGGTGTGCCCTGCAGGGCGCGAACAGACGCTGGTAAGGCACGGGGCAGCAGGTGATTTTGTGACGTACGTTGCGTAAGGGGGTGGTGGTGGCTGGTTGTTGTTACTGAGCGAGATAATCAGGTTTTTATGTTTATTGCTAAGTGGCGGTTTGTAACCTTGGAGCAGCTGTTTAAAGCCGGTGTTTTTTGTAATGCACATAATACAGCCTATAAACGGTTACTGGTCTTGCGGCGGGGCAAGTTCATAAACTGCGGGCAGTTGAGTAATGGCCGGATGTATTATTACTTGACGCCACGGGGTGGTGAGGCAGTGGGGCTTACTGTACCGTGGTACTCGAAAATTTATCGTAACGCCGGGGTGGATGTGGTGTTAAAGCATTTGGTGGCTTGTGATTTCGCCCTGGCGCTGGGAGTTGAGTATTTGCCGCGCCGGGAGGTATTGGACCGGTTGATGGCTGCGGACTATGATGTGTTGGCCGGCTGTTTTCGCAGCTCGGATTTGTTTTTTGAAAAAGACGGTCAGTTGAATGTGCTGGTGGTGGATTACCAGTATTCGCTAAAGTATCTGGCGGAAAGGGTTAGGCTGTATAGCCGGCTACCGCCTGAAGTACGTGGGCAGTTGGTGGTTAATTTTCTGGTTTTTTCTGAAACGAGGCAAAAGCGGGTTCTGCAGTTGGCGGCGGATGCGGGGGTGAGGGTTAAGGTACTGAGGGCTAATTGGAAGTATTAAGGGGGTAATGTGGTGAAAAATCATGCCTTTGAAATTAGTCGGCGGGTGTTGCAAAACACGTTAATGGAGCTGTTGCCGGGGCCGGAGGTGCAAGGGGAGCCGTTTTGGGCCTTGATGTCTGTTGAGGTAAGTGGGGAAACCACGGGTAGCTTTTATGTCAATCAATCAGTTATTCCGTTGTTTTTAGATAAGGGCCAGGCTGATAATTTTTTAAGTTTGACCAAGCAGGAAGATTTGGCGGTTAGGGGGCTTAGCCGTAAGCATTTGCAGGTGTTGTTGGGGTTCCAAAAGCATGGCCGGGTGCAATTGGGTATTTGTGTACCCGGGCTTGAGTGTTGTGGTAATTATAAAGTGTTTACTCCTACATTGGAACAGTTTGAGGAGCTGCTTAAGGAGTTAGGGTTCAGTTCTGATAACGTTTAGGTGGCCAAGAGGTGCCGGACCGTCGCTTTTGGGGTATTTCTTTGGGGTAAGACGCGACCGTCCGGCTGGGCTGGTGGTGGGAGTATGTTCCAGTCTTTTCTTTGGAGTTTGTTTTGTGATCGCGCAGGCTTTCACGCAAAAAACGCGTCAAAGCCTGCGCTGAGCCTGTCTGTGATAAAGTGATCGAAATTGGGCGGCGGCCGCCGCCAGATTGGGGTGACCGGCAGGTCACCCCAATCTGCGGCAGCGCCGGTGCGGATGCTGCCGTATAGTGGGCGATGTATGTGCAATGGAGAATATTCGATGCGCTTTGTGACGGTGGTGTGCTTGTCTGGTTATCGGTGGCTATGGCACAGCGTGGCTGATTGTAATAGCAGTGGGCATTGTCTATCGGTAACAAGGCTGTAGGGTGTGGATTGGGGACGTTGGATGTTTTAGTTTATGCTGGCTAATTTATTTTTGGGCGCTAATTCCCGCCACCCACTTTCGCTACCGAGCCCGCTTCGCGGTCTCGGTTTAACGCTCATGGCCCCTTCGGGGCCACCGTGGGTACCCGGCGGAGCGCGGCTTTGGAGTTTTTCTTTGGGGTCTTAATATGGATGCGCCGCTAACGCGGCGCTTTGATTATATTTTTCGCCTTTCGGCGGCCTCATTATAGCTGCCCTGTGACGGCAGGTAAAGGGCAAGGGCCTGCGGCATATCCTCCCGGCCCGTTGGGCCGGTCCGGTATTCCTCGGCCTCGCGCTTCGCGCGACCCTTTACCTACCGACACAGTGCTGCTGGTTCGGCCTTAAGCCGAAAGGCAAAAAAACGCGGGGGGATTTAAAAGATATTTGGGGATTACTAATCCCCAAACCCCTTTTG includes these proteins:
- a CDS encoding D-alanyl-D-alanine carboxypeptidase family protein; the encoded protein is MFCLPAVLILSLTCALVPAGANTPNINARAAILMDANTGQVYYAKEAGKSREPASLTKLMTAILAVESGKLDEVVEVSQRAASVSVGSTIGLNKGDRITLENLLKAALVTSANDATVAIAEHIAGNHDSFVYQMNRKAVLLGARDTRFVNTNGYHDPQHYSTAYDLALITRYALQKPYINELVCTNETVIRWVRPEKDKEVHNTNRLLRTGEVEGIDGVKTGSTARAGNCLIASATRGDKRLIAVVLHAGNRYREAAKLLDYGFSEVRPITIFPAGKVMAGMRVKDGVYNTVPLTVADPVRVNLAKDQLQSIKLNILMDDEVTAPVRQGQLLGYALFTIDGYRVTKVPLVAAREVPPASLFARIMYWFSG
- a CDS encoding replication-relaxation family protein — encoded protein: MPRKRFSKAKQLTVRDKNILTDLARCRVLSAEQIKKAYWPTAKERTCDDRLKQLQKAGYITEHTVNDEKPGSSLKVYSLSTKGKRWATGPEGPGLDKNIVFTHPGKANEIVHQVRTNDVYFQLSDNEKATWRIGDALEIEHGVYAGGTGMTVPDAAYTGDDGEEIYVETDCGKYTPTQIRDKVAGFGDKKVVWVCPAGREQTLVRHGAAGDFVTYVA
- a CDS encoding aldo/keto reductase — translated: MQYRQLGRTGLNVSVIGFGGIPIQRVSAGKAADIVRRALDKGINFFDTARGYTDSEAKLGEVLKKNRKEVIIATKSMARTKEGMASDIKKSLDTLGVDYIDLYQLHNVKDRAALEQVFKPDGAMAALKEAKAEGVVRHIGITGHLRNYLVEALKSGELETVQFPFNVVEADGAGELFEQAKQSGAGIIVMKPLAGGAIKNTNLALRFILEYDVATVIPGMDSLDQVDENAAVGRDMVPLSEREREILEEEARTLGTAFCRRCEYCQPCPQGIDIPMVFLLDGYYTRYNLKEWARERYWTLPTKADACAQCGECEEKCPYSLPIRRMLGESSARLGVR
- a CDS encoding type IV secretory system conjugative DNA transfer family protein, translating into MFENLRDRFGKIPAKYQWAVIAGLAFMGAAAILILDVWLLGTAAAWLHCAVTKLGSVSIFATEAEKAAGTNAFDAVGWYWHHPFFVAKAWLFEADKLSNPEVRTYWLFLNAGLGILGLIGATAGKIQIKKRKNNTEHRDIRKLKFKNVRYDINRYLEKTPENRYFLGLDDRRRPVNVSVSDMFEHIHILGGSGSGKTAFGVTPICIQAIRKGAALVAIDFKGDRQAIQLLAREAAANNKRFYIFTLDQREKSNTYNPLATGTPLGKAERIMTALELVFEGEARFYTYVQKATFIPLLAALDAQGVSYTLSDIYEILQNPKLVFKLTGQQVDENQIKGLTAALLPFAEIEQINFAQSDINLTEIMGNGDVVYFDLQSALAPEASSALGKMIAQDLQYLSAPRTQQSRPVVIAIDEFQNMACLAFRNIISKVRSKNYALILANQAMGDLMAVSDDFTNTIQVNTRTKIIFNADTPADAELFSQYTGTVLQTVMNHSKNKTQTHGLMPGWFKDDQRQTTGESKTEIEVPLLHPNLFKAMPPGKSVVIRRGQLATMANHAYLISEAEKDRLEQLPLPEPVFILRDDRSVFMMDDMLKNAKIKLAKQSDQSGNPLQPDNQNKDETPNAGKNEGAAEASEIAL